The DNA segment TCAGCGTCTGTGCTCCTCAGCACGGCTAGGTGAGGCTGGGACTGGGATGCTGCACCCAGGAAAGGCCAGGAGATGCTGAGTCCGATCCCTGGGCGGTGGTGTTGGGTGGGGGAAGGGTGGGTGCTGGTGCACCCTCCCTGCCAAGAAGATGAGGAGCCCACTGCCGCCTCCTGCTGTGCATCTGGCTGGGCCTGGAAAATGCAGCTTGTGGGCAGCTCCTAGGGCCTTCATGCCCATCCTCAAGGACATAATCGTGctggcagggtttttttgagCTCTTGTTCTTCCAGAGTTGGCTGGCTGGGGGATGCTTTGAGCAGAGCATGCTGGGGCTGTGCATTTCTGTGTGGGCTTACACCAGACCTTCGTTAAGATGTCAATAATGGCATGGGATTGCGGGGCTGTGGGAGTCTCATTCAGCCCCAACGGTTGTGTTTCGGGGCTGCGTTCCCCAGAATTCGGCAGCTGGAGGAGGTCCCCACCTTAAAAGCTCGTCGGCTGCTAATTCTGCATCAGGTCACCGTGCCTTAGGctgtggcagcacacagccccacacaaacCCATCCCGCTGGCATGGAGGGACTGATGGGGACGGTGGGCAGGGGACGTCAGTCCTGGAGACCCGGCTGGGCTGTGACGTGGGCGCAGCAGTCCCGGTGGCAATGAGGCATCCAGGGTCCCTGTGCAGGGAACATCCTCAAGAGTTTCCACCTGGGACCCTGTGGGTAAGAGGGGGTAGGATGCGGGCTGGCAGTGGCCAGTGGTCCCAGGAGGTTTTGGCTGTGGGATATTAGCTCAGCCCCACGGTCCTAGTGTCCCCGCGTCACTCTGGAGGACCTCCCGCCGCTCCTCCCCGAGCATCCCCAGCCTCTGGCCAGCTTCGCCCAGATGTCAGTTCCACTATTATGTCCCCAGAAAGGGGCCGGGGGGCTGAGACCTCCTCCACCCCCACGCTCCATTAGCTCTGTACTGTGGGTCTATTGTGCCAGGGGACGCGCGAGGGCCGTGTCAGTGAGCGACTCTCCTGCCCCAATGAGTTTCCGATGACTTGGATGAGTTTGAGACCTGCTGGCCCCGGAGCAGATGGGGACAAAGCCTGTGCCGATGCACTGGGGTTGACTCCTGGGGTCCTGGCCAGCGCCTGACTCATCCACTCCCGTCCGCCACGCTCTAATCTGAGTGTCTTCCCATTCAtctccttccctcacctccatctccatccatctgtctgtccctcacgcctctctctgtctctctctctgcctctcctacCCCTCTGCTCTGTCAGGGAGGGACAGAAGTGGGGGGCTGCCCTCCCAGGGGAGAGGTTAGGGGGCGTGGGGGCAGCCACAGGGGGATGGGAGCCGTGGGCTTGGGACTAGAGACCACGTCCCACTGGGCAAATCAGGGGCAGGATGGTCCCACAGGGCCTCAGCCCGGGCTCGTTCCTTACTTTGGCCAGAGGCAGATTGGGGTGGGGATGTCCCTAGCTGGATTCGGGCACAGAAGCGCTTCTGTGCCCAGAGATCCAGGGCCACCAGAAGCCATCCTGTCCCCTAATGTGTTCCCCTGCACCGTAGCAAGGCCAGGGACCCTCCACCCTGCCCCGTGTCCTGGCCCAGCGATGGAAGGGTGGGCACACAAACTTGGGTTTGAAGACCATCATAGTGGAGAACCCAGCACATCCCATAGCTCAGCTGCCCCGGGAgagccagcacagggcagagctggggcagtggtggggtggCTCTGCCCCGGCCTCCTGGCTCCAGACTCCTACACTGGACTCTTATTCCCGGGCTCCTGTCCTGCACCCTCCTGGCACCTGCGGGATTTTGCCATTTCCCTGGAAGCGTCAGGTGGGAGCCACTTCTCTGCAGTCCCTGTGTTGGGGGATGGATCTTGCTTGGGCGTTTATTTTAatacgtctctctctctctcatatctcTCACTCTCTCCTGGTTCTCGCCTCTCTTTCCCTGGCCCCCCCTGTGCTCTCTTTCCGTCCGTGCCTTTctgtccccctgccccgtccccctgctcccccgccccctccccaggtcaaggtctggttccagaaccgTCGCACCAAGCAGAAGAAAGACCAGAGCAGGGACTCTGAGAAACGCTCCACCGCCACCTCCGAGTCCTTCGCCACCTGCAACATCCTCCGGCTGCTGGAGCAAGGCCGGCTTCTCTCcgtcccggccccccccagcctcctctctcccacctccaACCCCATCGTCAGTCCTACGGGCAACGGATCCAGCGTGGCCACCCCAGGAACCACCTCCCCTGGGCTCAGCGGTgggagcagccccccggggccgggagTCTTCAGCCTGCAGGTCCCTTctctcgcctcctcctcctcttcctcctcctcgcccaggCTGCCAGCCGCCCCGCTGTGTTTTGGGGGGCCgctcctgggcagcctgcacGACCTCCCGGGCGCTTACGGACTGGGCACTTCTGCTTTTGAGCCTTACACGCGGCTGGAAAGGAAAGACAATTCTATACCCAGCAAGAAGCCAAGTCCTTAAATCAAAACGAGTGTGAAAAGatctccccctcccgcccccgtccccgcggcccccaCGCACTCCGTGCCCTACACCGGGGTTTGATTTGGCAACTGGGATGTGGAAGAGGGTTTGCTGCCCGCTGGGGTGCGTGTGTGCGAGTGTGCGCACAGGGGTGTGAGTGTGCTCCCCCTGGCCCCCACCCCATGCACCGATGCAGCTGTGGATGGCACCCTGCAACTCCTCGCCCCAGGGCTGACACTGAACCCGGTTGTGCCTGGTGACAGGGTGTCCTGTGTCACCAGCACCGTCCCGTCCCTCGCTGACACCGCTGGATCTGCCAAGGCCACGTTCCCCCCTCCAGGTATCGCCCGTTCAGGGTTTGGAAGACGATGCTGTGGTCTTGCTGTgcgggctgggagaggagcagctctgAGGGGGGGAAGTTGGGGGGTTGCTGGACTGTCACCGTGGGGACGGCGGTGTTGGGGTCATCACCAAAGCCCTGAGGACAAGGAGGACACCCCGAAAGAGAGAGCACAGGGGTCTCTGCCCGGCCCTGGTGTCCTTGGGCAAGCATTGgccctcagtttccccacttgcAAAGGGCTTTGTGTTGTGGCTGAGGTTGTCTTGGAGCATCCTGGTGACTGTGGCATCCAGGTCCCCTCTGCTGGTGGGAAGCAATGCTCCCATGGGACGCTTGTCCTTTGAGGGCAAGGGAGATGTGGGTGGTGATCTCTCCAGCCCCCTGCACCAGTGGTCCCTGTGCTCAGGAGCCAGGGGCCGCCCTGACTCATAAGGCATCCTCAAGCTCCTCCGTGCCTGCCCGTGCAGAGCCAAACCACCATCCCAGACCCTGTTTGGTGCTGTCCCACCCTGTCAAACCCTTGGGGACACTGAAGTAGCCTTTGACCTCCTTGGGATGCTGTCATGAGCTTGAGGATGCTCTGAGATGGCATCACCTTGGCCGAGTACTCTGTGGTGGCATCGCTTGGCAGGATGCTCTGCGGTGGCACCACCACGGCAGGGTACTCTCTGGTGGCATCACCTTGGCAGGATGCTCTGGTGGCAAAGCCCTGGCAGGACGCCCTGCAGGGACATTGCTGTGGCAGGAGCCGGGTGATGCCCTgagccccctcccagtgctcagGAGCTGCCATGGGgctcttccccccaccctgtaCACCCCCAAACCAAGGGGCTCCTGCATCCTCCCGCTGTGGTTTAATGTATAATAAGGACAATTACCACTGAGCAaccccccagcctggcctgggctgAGCATCGCTGCATGGGCTGCAgacccctgccctggctgctgctttgtGGGGACTGGTCCCTAAGGGGGGACACAGCCGCTAGCCCACGTGTTCACAGGGTTTTGcagggaaatatttaaaataaacgATTTTATGAAAAGGTTTcggtgatttttttatttttcctgtaaatcaAGCGTTTCTATGAAATAGTATTTATTGATCACCTCACATCTGGAGCACTTTATAGGAGCGAGTCCTCAGGTCTCGCGCTGCTCTGCGGAGCTCAGGAGGGGTCGGGAccccctgctgcaggtggggaaactgaggcagggtttgcctgggaaagcagggacagaGTTTGGTTCACGGTGACGAGCTCCTCTCTCCCGGCCCAGCTCAGACCACAGCTTGCTGCCAACACCTCCGTACCTCTCCCTAAGTGTGGTATTTGTCGGATCCTCCAGGTGCCCTGGGGTGCTCAAACCCCAACACCCCAATGACGTGTTTGACTGAGGTTTTGGATTTTTGACAGGACAACgactttctcccttcccctcgtcacttaatttatatttatattgccGTTCTTTATCCTTTCCCGGTCTGCAAATGTGGTATTTAAAGCCAGCGAGCCGAGGCGGGCAGAGCGGGCAGTGGGGAAGCCGTGCCCACCCGGCTGTGCCGAGACAGGGGGATCCTGCCTGCAAACCTCCCCCGggactggttttgctttgcttttccctcttttccctggGAGTGGCTGAACTGCGGGAATTTCCCGAGGCTTCGGACCCCGGTTCCTCCCACCCTGGGCTCACTGGGAGGAACCTTGGTCTGGTTTGATGGAGAAGTGACCCCTTTGCACCTTCACGGGTGAAGGAGGTTTTGGGGCATTTCAGAGAAAGCAAGGTccaactgtattttcaaaagagcCCCCAAAGCCTGGGAGTTTCGTGGGGTCCGTGGGGTGTTTGCCCAGCTCCGGGCATCCTCATGGGTCTCCTGCATCCTCCTCTCACTGCTCAGCAGCCAGAAGGAGATGTGGAAAGTGAGGCAGGGAGGCCACGGGCTGCCCTGCAACGAAACAGCAAGCCCTTTCCACAAATTTAAACACAAATTCTGCTTTCACAAAAGccccaaagctgctgcttctccaaagtctcttctcccaaagcaAATGTCCGCAGTGAAGCTGTCCCGGTGGGGGGGTTTAGGAAGGTCCTGTGGGGGAGCCGGCttgcccccagcccacccagctctgctcgccttcagcagctcctcctgaCTTGTACAAttggaaaaaagaagtaaaaaaagaaaaaagtactggaTGTAAATCTTTAATGAATAATGTGGTTTCTTATGGTTTCTAATAGTTAATAAAAGTTAtgtcctgcctcctgcctgcctcctcctcctccatcgctTTCGGGAGCCACGGCTGAGCCACTCTTGATCACAGCTCTCCCAGTGCCAGCAACCTTTAGTGGGTGGCTTCGGAGGGAGGTGTTTTGAAGCCCATCATTGCTTGCTCTTCCTGACCTCTGTGCATCATCAGAGCCCCCTCCGTGCGTGCACAGTCGGAGTTACCTCCGCTACACACTCCCACTCCCCGCAGCAGCACCCCCGCGCCCTCCCCCGTACAACATTCAcccccctcttccccagcagACACAGGGCTGCTCTGTGCACAGACCCCCATCCCAgatcctggtctagtgggaggtgtccctgcccacggcagggggggttggaactagatgatctttaaggtcccttccaacctaaaacatTCTTTGACTCTATGCCGTACAACACCCATCGCACCTGACATGAGCCTCCCCTGCCCCCGGGCCCgatcccagccctgctctgcctctgcaccGGCACCCGGGGCctgcggtgcggggggggggtggggggggggagggtggaaaCCCCTCACCCCTACCCACAACACCGCCCTtaccccagccctcctcccaaCATATCCCtatccttccccctgcccctaaCGCTGCTCCAGACTCTACCTTTACCCCAACTTTGTCCCCACTCCAATCCCACACCACCCcaatcccaccccaccccatccctatCCCTGCCCCCAACTCTATCCCCATCCTTCCCCCTATCCCTCCCCCTATCCttatccccatccctccccctatccctgtccccatctctaCCCCTACCCCTATCCCCGTCCGTATCCCTATCCCCACCCCTACATCTACCCCTATTCCCATCCCTACTCCCATCCCTGCCCCTATCTTTACCCCTACTCCCATCCCTACTCTTACCCCTACCTTTAGGCTTACCCCTCCCTttaacccccccacccctcaggctcccccctgcccctacGCGCCCCGTCCCGGCTCTGCCGTCCCGCCGCCCgggtgaggggctgggtgggggctgcTCCCGCCGCTCCCTCACGCTGTTTACAGCCAACACGGGGCTGCGGCCGCTGccggagcggccggggctgcgggcggggcgGCCCCGACGGGCCGGGACCGGCCAGGGCCGGTGTGGAGGGGTACAAAATCCccgggcgctgccgcccgcccccgcgccctgcccggctccagccccggctccagccccggccATGGCCGCCACCAAGGTGcacgcagcggcggcggcagccctgcccgcagcccgggAGCACGTCCTGGCCGTCACCCGCGActacagcagcagccccaggctgagTGAGTGCGGGGAGAGGCGCGGGGGGGAACACGGGGGTGGTCACGGCAGCCCTCTGCCTCCGAGCCGGGGGGGTCACCGTGGGTACCCCCGAGGTGGcagggatgggtgggtgggtggcagtggggcagacaggggtggcagggacaggtaGGTGACACTGGAGTAGGCAGGGATGGCAGGGATGATTGAGTgtcagcggggcaggcagggatggcaggGATGATTGAGCgtcagcggggcaggcagggatggcagggactagtgggtggcagtggggcaggcagggatgggtggATGAcactggggcaggcaggggtgtcaGTGACAGGTGAcactggggcaggcaggggtggcaAGGACGGGTGGGTGACACTGGGGCAGGCAAGGATggcaggggtgggtggggggcactgggccagggaaggggtggcagggacaggtgagtggcagtggggcagagagtggtggcagggatgggtgggtggcaatggggcaggcagggatgggtggGTGACACTGATGCAGGCCCGGGTGGCAGGGACAGGTgggtggcagaggggcagggaggggtggcagggacaggtgaGTGACACGGGGGCAGGCAAGGATGGCAGGGACAGGTAGGTGACACCGGAGTAGGCAGGGATGGCAGGGATGACTGAgcggcagtggggcaggcaggggtggcagggaCTGGTGGGTGACACTGGGACGGGCAGGGATCCAGGCTCTGGtagccctccatccctccgtgcCCCCTGCTTGCAGGCAGGTGTTCTGCTTTCGCTGCCGAGACCCCTGGGGGGAGCACAGGGGCTGTGTGGGAGGGCACGGGGACTattgtggggctgtggggctgtcaCCCCTCCTGGGtctgcagctgcaggggctgcgAAGGTGTCACGGCCCCCCCCATGGACTGTGGGGTGCGTGCTGGGCAGCGTCCGGTcccacagcagtgctggggtgcaCCAGGTGCCCTTCCAGGCGATGGAGCCCGTACTGACCCGCTGCAGGGGGGGCAAATGAGGTCAACAGCCCCGTCCTCCCTTGAaatgcaggagggagggagggaccaCCCGCCCCTGTTGCTGCTCCGAGTCCTCTCTGTGTGTTCACCTCCCCAGTGTGACCCTCTCCCTGGCCCCGAAACGGTGGAGTGCTCCTGTGCGCAGGCGCGGGCCCTGCCAAGGTGTCCCTGGGGTCAGCCatgctgggcgggggggggagctgggggcacAGCCTGGGCAGCGGGGGGGATGGGGAGGTGTTTTCCGAACGTTTCCCATGGCCTCTCCCAGCACACTCGTGTGCCAGAGCCTGTGCAGCTGGCTGCATCCATCAGGGAGGGGGTTTGTCTGTGTGTCCGTACTGCCAGGACTGcgtgcacccatgggtgccggcAGCTCTGTTCACCCCCGTGCATCCTGCTCGCAGCAGCCCACGGGACCTACAGGCAGCACCGGCCTGCCGGCTTGACACTGgcaccctcacccccccacagcacccccatcccacccagaCCTCGGGAAGCCTGGCATCATGCCAGGCCCCAAAATCTAGGGGGTGGGCTGTgacactcccccccaccccccttcccgcCCCAGCATCCCGGCCCTGAGCACAGCAGGCTCAGAGGCATCAAGGACATTTGCTGTGACCTTTGTGCCTTCGCTCCCGGGTCAGGACGGCTTTGCTGTCACCTCCCTCGTCCCGAGCCAGGTGGCTCCGGGCTGCCACGGTCCCAGCTGCACCCTCCCGGCATGGCTGAGCGCAGCCGGCTCTGCCCGGCCACCCGCCCCGTGTTTGCTGTCAACACGGAGCAGGGAGCAGCCACCCACGGGTGACTTCTCCCCAGCTCACGCCAGGTGAGAGCCAGCCCTTGGCCCGAGGAGGGCCACtgggtgggcagggaggtggccatggggagccAAGGCTGGTTTTTGTTCTATTAGGGGCAGGTCCTGCCCTCCCCGTGGACTCCCTGGCCCGATCCTGCAGGCACAGACTCTCCCTGCTGCGGCCATCTCTTCACACGCCCATGGGAGAGGGTttgctgggctgggagagcagccacCCCCGTTGCCTGCATGGAGGGTCCCAACATGGAgccccccagagcagcccccaaCGAGGCTCTCTGCcccagctgggaggggacagggcagggaccgAGGGCTGGCACTGCGGGACCTGGCTGGCACCCGTGGAGTGGTGGGTCGTCCTCCCCTGGCGCAGCGTGGGACCGAGCTCCCGCAGAGTCTCCGTGGgctttcccctccctggagctctctgctggacccattTCGACCCAGCCAACCTGGCATGTGGCTCCTGCGCTCTTCCTGCCTTTTCAAGGCAAAAATCCCCATTCTCAAGTTTCTTCCTGCCTGCCATGACCACAGCCAAGTACTTTTATTTTAGAGGAAGCCATGTTTTGCTCCTCCATGGCTTGGCTGTACGGGCAGTGCCCGCTATGCCAGGCTGGCTCTGCAAAGCCAGACCCCCAGCAGCCACATCCAGGCTGGGACAAAGTCCTGCCCCGGGTGTCCTGTCACCACCGTCTGTTGGAGAGAGGTTGGAGAGGTGTGTGTGAGGAGCACAGGACCGTAACAAGCCGATGCTCTGCAGCCCTGTGTGCTGGGGGGAGCTggagatgggggcgggggggggagaggtggGTCCTGGAGTGGGAGGGACTGCCCCAAAAATGTGCTGCATGGAGAAGGTGAGGGTGGGAGCCAGGAGAAGGGACCCTGGCAATGTGGGGGTCCTGGGGTGACATTTGGAGGGGTCTGGGGGCAGTATATGGAGacccctcccctccagcatgaGGGAAGAggcagtgtggggctgagggCAGCTGAGCTTCTGGATGGTGCCATGCCACGTGGGTGCAGCGCGGCAGGTCTGGGGTCCCAGCAGCGCGGGGTCCCAGTGTGACACCgggcacagcagcagctacaTTATCCCCACCACCTTGATgcccagcagctggagctggggggaactggggggccgagcagggctgcgggcaggcagggctggctggcaggagcaggcagagcgcTGCCTACGCTGCTCTGCTGGGGCCGGCTCTCCTGAGAGGCGGGAGAGGTATTAGCAGCTGCTTCCTAGCGCTGCAAATCCATTAGCACAAGCGAGTGGAAGAAGCACATATCACCTCCTGGCCTTTGACTTGACCCATCTTTACGAAAAACAACCCAGCGAACAATGCCGCTGCCCGCACGTGGGCTCGGGGCTGCTGCCCGCACGTGGGCTCGGGGCTGCTGCCCGCACGTGGGCTCGCCGGCTGCTTGTGCTGAGTGGggtgccccacaccctgccccacagcctggcaGGGCCCCACGGCACGCTTTGAACTCAGCAAGCACAGCCTGGAAGCGGCTCGAGGGCTGGGCTGCAAgggggtgggatggatggatggatggatggatggatggatggatggatggatggagaaagCAGGAGTCTGCTGTCAGCAAGCCCGGTGACACAACGGTTGTGCCGTGCGATGGCAGCCCGGGAAGGGGAGTTTGGTGGGACATGTCTCAGCTTCTCTGCTGCGTCCCGACCAGCCCCGTTAGCCATGGTGCTTGTCTCCTGCTGGGTCTGGGCCTGGtgccagcgctgggctggggaccGTGCctttgggagctgtggccagtgggGTTTGGGATGTGGCATTGCCCGCTGGGAAtgtgggaagcaggaggagaggaaccagggAGATCCCCAAGCCCTGGGCACCCCGACACGTCTCTCcttgggggctgctgctgggcaggagctgggtgctGAGCCTCCTGGGGCCATGTCGGGCTGT comes from the Chroicocephalus ridibundus chromosome 5, bChrRid1.1, whole genome shotgun sequence genome and includes:
- the VAX2 gene encoding ventral anterior homeobox 2 isoform X2; this translates as MSDGGAEPGRSPVLLAEPAATGRAREKAPTRAELESALRGGGGRGGFKDIPGTSAISPGSSKECAPDSESPSGAGEADYCRRILVRDAKGTIREIVLPKGLDLDRPKRTRTSFTAEQLYRLELEFQRCQYVVGRERTELARQLNLSETQGGTEVGGCPPRGEVKVWFQNRRTKQKKDQSRDSEKRSTATSESFATCNILRLLEQGRLLSVPAPPSLLSPTSNPIVSPTGNGSSVATPGTTSPGLSGGSSPPGPGVFSLQVPSLASSSSSSSSPRLPAAPLCFGGPLLGSLHDLPGAYGLGTSAFEPYTRLERKDNSIPSKKPSP